A single Streptomyces sannanensis DNA region contains:
- a CDS encoding PglY protein, whose protein sequence is MPTSELFLKDVIDIKEDVHAGDFKIELSQGFSETDARVAEYVVTEQLQGAFRHALSIVSNAVRTGNSHAAYLHGSFGAGKSHFLSVLHAVLNNHPAVGTKARLAEVAAAHKEWLGRSRFLMVPYHLVGSTDLDSALLGGYVHTVRELHPDQPLPPVYRADALLADARTQREFLDDDAKFLQWLGKGAAALGAADGTPVEADPDDMPALDMGEAMPAAGGWTGADFDRAFGATAVDDPYREKLVSALLAGPMASYAQGVRGEAGAFVPLENGLKIISRHAQSLGYTGVVLFLDELVLWLQANMGRHDFVRDQVQRLVKLIESADSGRPVPIVSFISRQRDLSQLIGTDVAGADVENLEQQIEYLAERFDVVDLEDSNLVEIIKHRVLAPKPGMESVRDDAFKIVESSNDEVRQVLLDAQGRTEAGWDDFRELYPLSPALLNVLVDLSGVLQRERTGLKLVQELLRRRRDDLKMGELIPLGDLYDVIADRTGAAFTPKLRRESEIAHRFHQRVRDTLLEKYRSKDDKRFQTDDRLVKTLLLAALAPNVPALSRLTGGRLAALNHGTIRTRVGDAGSVAVKRLRDLQVEYDGELRSEGDSSDPVFHLHLSDLDVEPLLEEVQGVADQLGYRRQWIKDQLWRALGVKDTQAFVCEREIVWRGTKRTVEFVFGNVRDPHLPDDEFSPQLPGNVRIVFDYPFDEGDHAPSDDLNRVNKLLRAGKSEPVLVWLPDFFSEQTGRQLGRLLKINYLLERDRLEDHTATRPAEERVQIRNQLKASRDSLTERLTEALLQLYGINRAEPGTVGAQVPDGQHLVSLQRGFERTKPEPAVGFEQNLFLLADEMYAARYPKHPDFDPQLKREAVTLGDLKTTLEWITRAMADGSRRIVVDSHHLKRVRRIVHALGLGEVHDGPLNVSNDWRLRINKRAAESPDSGQDLAVETIRGWIAEMGYEGLDRNVANLLIASYALLDDRTWIYQTSTLSKAPDLDKIGSGYGLRAVALPDEETFGTALRRAAVIFGKSVPPVLFARNVAQLSSQVREVAEEHRKAVAGARDLLQKHAGRLGLAGPGGAEAPRVQSLKAAADLIARVLRDSDPTLVLQELAGAAYAVGDDEIGAALKQAPAVRDALAGEDWPTLLDTVHELATRDDSVGDRARALVDTVRKAADRHESADESLAPVLDGIQGSAMALMREATRLAQAAQPVTPPPVTVPPTAEDIRLTDHGTPPVPSDQPAEVDKDTARGARDAGPKALDTPKAAQAARATYLVEPTRLEAGLAATMADLSADLRTFLAAHPGARVQVTWRVVDQHSGDSAEFTGSDGEESGH, encoded by the coding sequence CCACCGACCTCGACTCGGCGCTGCTGGGCGGCTATGTGCACACCGTGCGCGAGCTCCACCCCGACCAGCCTCTGCCCCCGGTCTACCGCGCCGACGCGCTGCTCGCCGACGCCCGGACCCAGCGGGAGTTCCTCGACGACGACGCGAAGTTCCTCCAGTGGCTGGGCAAGGGCGCTGCTGCCCTCGGTGCGGCGGACGGGACCCCTGTCGAAGCGGACCCCGACGACATGCCCGCCCTCGACATGGGGGAGGCCATGCCGGCGGCCGGCGGCTGGACCGGCGCGGACTTCGACCGGGCGTTCGGCGCGACCGCCGTGGACGACCCGTACCGGGAGAAGCTGGTATCCGCGCTGCTGGCCGGGCCCATGGCTTCGTACGCGCAGGGCGTGCGCGGCGAGGCGGGGGCCTTCGTGCCGCTGGAGAACGGCCTCAAGATCATCTCGCGGCACGCGCAGTCGCTCGGCTACACCGGTGTGGTCCTCTTCCTGGACGAGCTGGTGCTGTGGCTCCAGGCGAACATGGGCCGGCACGACTTCGTCCGGGATCAGGTGCAGCGGCTGGTCAAGCTGATCGAGTCCGCGGACAGCGGGCGCCCGGTGCCCATCGTGTCGTTCATCTCCCGCCAGCGTGACCTGTCCCAGCTCATCGGCACCGACGTGGCGGGTGCGGACGTCGAGAACCTCGAGCAGCAGATCGAGTACCTCGCCGAGCGCTTCGACGTCGTCGATCTCGAGGACAGCAACCTCGTCGAGATCATCAAGCACCGGGTGCTCGCGCCCAAGCCCGGCATGGAGTCCGTACGCGACGACGCCTTCAAGATCGTCGAGTCGTCGAACGACGAGGTGCGCCAGGTCCTGCTCGACGCGCAGGGCCGCACGGAGGCCGGCTGGGACGACTTCCGGGAGCTCTACCCGCTCTCGCCGGCCCTGCTGAACGTCCTCGTCGACCTCTCCGGTGTGCTCCAGCGCGAGCGCACCGGCCTGAAGCTGGTCCAGGAGCTGCTGCGCCGACGCCGCGACGACCTCAAGATGGGGGAGCTGATCCCGCTCGGCGACCTCTACGACGTCATCGCGGACCGCACCGGAGCGGCCTTCACGCCGAAGCTGCGCCGTGAATCGGAGATTGCGCACCGCTTCCACCAGCGGGTGCGCGACACCCTGCTGGAGAAGTACCGGTCGAAGGACGACAAGCGCTTCCAGACCGACGACCGGCTGGTCAAGACACTGCTGCTGGCCGCCCTCGCCCCCAACGTTCCGGCGCTGAGCCGCCTCACCGGAGGCCGGCTCGCAGCCCTGAACCACGGCACGATCCGCACCCGGGTCGGCGACGCCGGATCGGTGGCCGTCAAGCGCCTGCGGGACCTCCAGGTGGAGTACGACGGTGAGCTGCGCAGCGAGGGCGACAGCAGCGACCCCGTCTTCCACCTGCACCTGTCGGACCTGGACGTGGAGCCCCTGCTCGAAGAGGTGCAGGGCGTGGCCGACCAGCTGGGCTACCGCCGGCAGTGGATCAAGGATCAGCTGTGGCGGGCGCTCGGGGTCAAGGACACCCAGGCGTTCGTCTGCGAGCGGGAGATCGTCTGGCGCGGCACCAAGCGCACGGTGGAGTTCGTGTTCGGCAACGTCCGTGACCCCCACCTGCCGGACGACGAGTTCAGTCCGCAGCTGCCGGGCAACGTCCGTATCGTCTTCGACTACCCCTTCGACGAGGGCGACCACGCGCCGAGCGACGACCTCAACCGCGTCAACAAGCTGCTGCGCGCGGGGAAGAGCGAACCGGTCCTGGTCTGGCTGCCGGACTTCTTCTCCGAGCAGACGGGCCGGCAGCTCGGCCGCCTGCTGAAGATCAACTATCTGTTGGAGCGGGACCGGCTGGAGGACCACACCGCCACCCGGCCGGCGGAAGAACGCGTCCAGATCCGCAACCAGCTCAAGGCGTCCCGGGACAGCCTCACCGAGCGCCTCACCGAGGCCCTGCTCCAGCTGTACGGGATCAACCGTGCCGAGCCCGGCACGGTGGGCGCTCAGGTACCCGATGGCCAGCACCTGGTGTCGCTGCAGCGCGGCTTCGAGCGGACCAAGCCGGAACCGGCCGTCGGCTTCGAGCAGAACCTGTTCCTGCTAGCGGACGAGATGTACGCGGCGCGCTACCCCAAGCACCCCGACTTCGACCCGCAGCTCAAGCGCGAGGCCGTCACCCTGGGCGACCTGAAGACGACCCTGGAATGGATCACCCGGGCCATGGCGGACGGCTCGCGCCGGATCGTGGTCGACAGCCACCACCTCAAGCGGGTCCGCCGCATCGTACACGCTCTCGGCCTCGGCGAGGTCCACGACGGTCCGCTGAACGTCAGCAACGACTGGCGCCTGCGTATCAACAAGCGCGCCGCCGAGAGCCCGGACTCCGGCCAGGACCTGGCGGTGGAGACGATCCGCGGCTGGATCGCCGAGATGGGCTACGAGGGGCTGGACCGCAATGTCGCCAATCTGCTGATCGCCTCCTACGCCCTCCTCGACGACCGCACCTGGATCTACCAGACCTCCACGCTGTCCAAGGCACCGGACCTGGACAAGATCGGTTCCGGCTACGGGCTCCGGGCGGTCGCGCTGCCGGACGAGGAGACCTTCGGCACCGCGCTGCGACGGGCCGCGGTCATCTTCGGCAAGAGCGTGCCTCCGGTCCTGTTCGCCCGTAATGTTGCTCAGCTCTCCAGCCAGGTTCGCGAGGTCGCGGAGGAGCACCGCAAGGCCGTGGCAGGCGCCCGTGACCTGCTGCAGAAGCATGCCGGACGACTCGGTCTGGCCGGCCCCGGCGGGGCGGAGGCGCCTCGTGTGCAGTCCCTGAAGGCCGCCGCCGATCTGATCGCGCGCGTCCTGCGTGACAGCGACCCCACACTCGTCCTCCAGGAGCTGGCCGGCGCGGCCTACGCGGTGGGCGACGACGAGATCGGGGCGGCGCTCAAGCAGGCACCCGCCGTTCGGGACGCGCTGGCGGGCGAGGACTGGCCGACGCTGCTGGACACCGTCCACGAGCTGGCGACGCGTGACGACTCCGTCGGCGACCGTGCCCGCGCGCTCGTGGACACCGTTCGGAAGGCAGCAGACCGTCATGAGTCCGCCGACGAGTCCCTGGCACCGGTGCTGGACGGCATCCAGGGCTCGGCCATGGCCCTGATGCGCGAGGCCACCCGACTTGCGCAGGCAGCCCAGCCGGTGACCCCGCCGCCGGTCACCGTACCGCCGACCGCGGAGGACATCCGGCTCACGGATCATGGAACTCCGCCCGTTCCGTCCGACCAGCCGGCCGAGGTGGATAAGGACACCGCCCGAGGCGCACGGGACGCGGGCCCCAAGGCCCTCGACACACCGAAGGCGGCGCAGGCCGCCCGGGCGACGTACCTTGTGGAGCCGACCCGGCTCGAAGCCGGCCTTGCCGCCACCATGGCGGACCTCAGCGCGGATCTGCGGACCTTCCTCGCAGCTCATCCCGGCGCCCGGGTTCAGGTGACCTGGCGGGTGGTGGACCAGCACTCCGGCGACTCCGCCGAGTTCACCGGCTCCGACGGTGAGGAGTCCGGGCACTGA